The genomic interval CCACTTAACAAAGTGGAAACCAGGCGAAGCTGGTTTCCACAGAACTTTTTAGTGGCTTAAGCTGTAGACGTAAGCTGAGACCAGTTGTACTTTAGCAGAACCTAAAATACTATTCCAGGCAGGCATGTTACCAGCTCGACCGTTGTTGATGGTGAGCTTGATATTGTTGAGCAGAGATTCACTGTCGTTGCGATATAACCACACGTTGTCGGTCAGGTCTGGTGCGCCAAGCACCTGATTGCCTTTGCCGTCGACCCCATGACAAGCAACACAGGATGTCATGAACAGAGCTTTCCCTTGAGTTGCTAACGTTTGATCGTGTTCATTGTCGGACAGGCTCAGAACATAGTTGGCAACAGCGTTCACGCCAGCAGTACCGAGAGCTTGACCCCAGGCAGGCATTTGACCACGACGACCAGCTGACACTGTCTTATGAATGGTCTGACTGATACTGTTATCTGTATCATTGTACAACCAGTCATTGTCGGTAAGGTTCGGGAAGCCATAACCACCGGTGGCTGCACTACCATGACAGAGTGCACAGTTGTTCAGGAATATGCGCTTACCCATTTGCAGAGCTCGAGGCTCATTCTGCAGATCTTCGATGCTCATGGCTGCATAACGGTCAAAAATGTCCCCGTATTTTTTGTCATGAACTGCAATTTCCTGCTCCAGCTGCTTGTGTGAAGTCCAGCCAGAAAAACCGTGCCAGTTCCCAAGCCCAAAGTAAGCATAGTAACCAAGTCCATATACCATGGCTCCCCAGAACATATATAGCCACCAGGCCGGCA from Gynuella sunshinyii YC6258 carries:
- the ccoP gene encoding cytochrome-c oxidase, cbb3-type subunit III encodes the protein MSSFWHWYIWIIAIGSIGLLFWLISATRKVTGATGEDEILDHSYDGIQEYNNPLPAWWLYMFWGAMVYGLGYYAYFGLGNWHGFSGWTSHKQLEQEIAVHDKKYGDIFDRYAAMSIEDLQNEPRALQMGKRIFLNNCALCHGSAATGGYGFPNLTDNDWLYNDTDNSISQTIHKTVSAGRRGQMPAWGQALGTAGVNAVANYVLSLSDNEHDQTLATQGKALFMTSCVACHGVDGKGNQVLGAPDLTDNVWLYRNDSESLLNNIKLTINNGRAGNMPAWNSILGSAKVQLVSAYVYSLSH